A window from Prochlorococcus marinus CUG1435 encodes these proteins:
- a CDS encoding GIY-YIG nuclease family protein, with protein MSGYVYLIRVGDLYRIGKTDNLEKKIKKLKPDELLTSIMTKEPETLEARLLRKYKSQRIPETGYLKLSKRQIRECKKQFELKGSLPHTLDAEVSITLFASFLLFSLSSFVFNYLNFGFVKSISYSFGMASLPMVILFITGSFGGYFSEDLSLFSLLTNRIKGLFIAIAMLSMAYLIFNLG; from the coding sequence ATGTCGGGATATGTTTACCTTATAAGAGTAGGAGACCTTTACAGGATTGGTAAAACGGATAATCTTGAAAAGAAAATCAAGAAATTAAAGCCAGATGAATTATTAACATCAATTATGACAAAGGAGCCAGAAACTCTTGAAGCAAGATTACTAAGAAAATATAAGTCGCAAAGAATTCCTGAAACTGGTTATTTAAAGCTTTCAAAAAGACAAATTAGAGAATGTAAAAAGCAATTTGAATTAAAGGGTAGCTTACCTCACACTTTAGATGCTGAAGTTTCCATAACTCTATTTGCATCTTTTCTATTGTTTTCATTAAGTTCCTTTGTTTTTAATTATTTAAATTTTGGATTTGTAAAATCTATATCTTATTCTTTCGGAATGGCATCTTTACCAATGGTTATATTATTTATTACAGGTAGTTTTGGCGGATACTTCTCTGAAGATTTATCACTTTTTTCATTGTTAACTAATCGAATAAAAGGTTTATTTATTGCAATTGCAATGCTTTCAATGGCTTACTTAATTTTCAATTTAGGTTAA
- a CDS encoding SDR family NAD(P)-dependent oxidoreductase, with amino-acid sequence MIKNKNILITGGNSGIGLFAIINLLKTKNNLYVVIKSELRKKEFLKTIEKYFDKNYISKYLNIIENCDLSNLKNIKKIKDYFISKKIFLNVVVLNAGLQYTGSFYPKVSKQGIELTFAVNHLAHFYLVNILKDLIRDQEESRIIITSSDVHDPKSSGGNIGKKAGLNNLVDFRKKVTGQFLNFNADQAYKNSKLCNILFAKELEKKLKISSSKISVITWAPGLVIPNDDLGFFRYSKHFNLFGYLIFSKAAKNILGISESIENAGEILSEIVFDSKLNNIGYVHLSNKLISFKKHKLVESKVSDEANNSDLASKLWVLSEEICRSFGFVTFNI; translated from the coding sequence ATGATTAAAAATAAAAATATTTTAATTACAGGAGGTAATTCAGGTATAGGGCTTTTTGCCATCATTAATTTACTAAAGACGAAAAATAATTTATACGTTGTAATAAAATCTGAATTAAGAAAGAAAGAATTTCTCAAAACAATTGAGAAATATTTTGACAAAAATTATATCAGTAAATATTTAAATATTATTGAAAATTGTGATCTTTCAAATCTTAAGAATATTAAAAAAATTAAGGATTACTTTATTAGTAAAAAGATTTTCTTAAATGTGGTTGTTTTAAATGCAGGATTGCAATACACGGGTTCTTTTTACCCTAAAGTATCAAAACAAGGTATAGAACTAACTTTTGCAGTTAATCATCTTGCACATTTTTATTTAGTGAACATCTTAAAAGATTTAATTAGAGATCAAGAAGAATCCAGGATCATTATTACATCATCAGATGTTCACGACCCCAAAAGTTCAGGTGGCAATATAGGAAAGAAAGCGGGACTTAATAACCTAGTTGATTTTAGAAAAAAAGTAACTGGGCAATTTTTAAATTTTAATGCTGATCAAGCTTATAAAAATAGTAAGTTATGTAATATTTTGTTTGCTAAAGAACTTGAAAAAAAATTAAAAATTTCCTCTAGTAAAATTTCTGTAATTACTTGGGCTCCAGGTCTAGTAATACCAAATGATGATCTCGGTTTTTTTAGATATAGTAAGCATTTTAATCTCTTTGGATATTTAATTTTTTCTAAAGCTGCAAAAAATATTTTAGGAATTTCTGAAAGTATAGAAAATGCTGGTGAGATACTTTCTGAAATTGTTTTTGATTCAAAGTTAAATAATATTGGTTACGTCCATTTAAGTAATAAACTTATATCTTTTAAAAAACATAAATTAGTTGAAAGTAAGGTTAGTGATGAGGCAAATAATTCTGATTTGGCTTCAAAACTCTGGGTTTTAAGTGAAGAGATTTGTAGATCATTTGGCTTTGTTACTTTCAATATTTAA
- a CDS encoding glutathione S-transferase has translation MKNDILYSFRRCPYAIRARWALLICEIKVEIREIDLKNKPLDFLNNSKTKTVPILIKKNREVIEESLEIILWALSESKKENIKLTYFPENKKKDIFEIINENDNEFKYHLDRFKYATRYKNSDEEFHFKNSIKFIKRWNELLAENKYFFGDNPTIADWSIWPFVRQFRIACESQKRTNYFESSIKNWLDSFEKNKEFKSLMYKYEIWEPYSRRNYFPSN, from the coding sequence ATGAAAAACGATATTTTGTATTCATTTCGAAGATGTCCATATGCAATTCGCGCAAGGTGGGCCCTGTTAATTTGTGAAATAAAAGTAGAGATAAGAGAAATTGATTTAAAAAATAAACCTCTAGATTTTTTAAATAATTCAAAGACAAAAACGGTTCCAATACTTATAAAAAAGAATAGAGAAGTTATTGAAGAAAGTCTTGAAATCATCCTATGGGCTCTCTCGGAGTCAAAAAAGGAAAACATCAAATTAACTTATTTTCCTGAGAACAAAAAGAAAGATATTTTTGAAATAATTAATGAAAACGATAATGAATTCAAATATCATTTAGATCGATTTAAATATGCCACAAGATATAAGAATAGTGATGAAGAATTTCATTTCAAAAATTCAATTAAATTCATAAAAAGATGGAACGAACTTCTAGCAGAAAACAAATACTTTTTTGGAGACAACCCCACAATCGCTGATTGGTCTATTTGGCCTTTTGTAAGACAATTTAGAATCGCTTGTGAAAGTCAAAAAAGAACAAATTATTTCGAATCCTCCATAAAAAACTGGTTAGATTCATTTGAGAAAAATAAAGAATTTAAATCCTTAATGTATAAATACGAAATATGGGAACCATATTCTAGAAGGAATTATTTCCCATCTAATTAA
- a CDS encoding lycopene cyclase family protein → MSKENMPDVLVLGAGPAGMAIASALGKEKLDVEVLSPNGPDEPWPNTYGIWGEEVDQLGLQDLLEYRWKNTVSFFGHGALEEQDDENKATEHSLDYGLFDKKKLHNYWFNECNKSFIKWHQGFANKIHFEKYKSTVTTKDGKTYSARLVVDATGYDPVFLKLKSCGPLAVQTCYGIVGNFSKPPLKKGQFVLMDYRNDHLNDEQKKEPPTFLYAMDMGDGKYFLEETSLGLVNPLTMENLKERLEKRLSYRNISITSMQHEELGLFLPMNMPIPDFKQQILGYGGAASMVHPASGYLIGNVLRRAPLVAKAVSEAIKNKNLSTYHIARKGWETLWSKELIRKKSLYQFGLEKLMRFDEKLLREFFGSFFQLPKNQWYGFLTDTLSLKEIVYAMCIMFIKAPWSVKKGLMIMHGREFKMLLRIIFPNI, encoded by the coding sequence ATGTCAAAAGAAAATATGCCAGATGTTCTTGTTTTGGGTGCAGGGCCTGCAGGTATGGCAATTGCCTCAGCTTTGGGGAAGGAAAAATTAGATGTTGAAGTGCTTTCTCCAAATGGACCAGATGAACCATGGCCAAACACTTATGGCATTTGGGGGGAAGAAGTTGATCAACTCGGGCTTCAGGATTTACTTGAATATAGATGGAAGAATACCGTAAGTTTTTTTGGGCATGGTGCTTTAGAAGAGCAGGACGACGAGAATAAAGCCACAGAACATTCACTAGATTATGGACTATTTGATAAGAAGAAACTCCACAATTATTGGTTTAATGAATGCAATAAGTCTTTTATTAAATGGCATCAAGGCTTTGCAAACAAAATACATTTTGAAAAATACAAAAGTACAGTAACTACAAAAGATGGCAAGACTTACTCTGCAAGATTAGTAGTAGATGCCACAGGATACGATCCTGTTTTTCTTAAATTAAAATCGTGTGGTCCCTTAGCAGTCCAAACTTGTTATGGGATAGTAGGTAATTTTAGTAAACCTCCACTTAAGAAGGGTCAGTTTGTATTAATGGACTATAGAAATGACCATCTTAACGATGAGCAAAAAAAAGAACCGCCGACTTTTCTTTATGCCATGGATATGGGGGATGGGAAATATTTTCTCGAAGAGACATCTCTTGGTTTAGTAAATCCTCTAACAATGGAAAATTTAAAAGAGAGACTAGAGAAGAGGCTTTCTTATCGAAATATATCAATCACAAGCATGCAACATGAAGAGCTTGGCTTATTTCTCCCTATGAATATGCCAATCCCAGATTTCAAACAACAAATACTTGGATATGGTGGTGCTGCTTCAATGGTACATCCTGCATCTGGATATTTAATTGGTAATGTTTTAAGAAGAGCTCCACTTGTCGCTAAGGCAGTTTCAGAAGCAATTAAAAACAAAAATCTAAGTACCTATCATATTGCTAGAAAAGGTTGGGAAACCCTGTGGTCAAAAGAATTAATTAGAAAGAAATCACTTTACCAATTTGGATTAGAAAAACTCATGAGGTTTGATGAGAAACTATTGAGAGAATTTTTTGGCAGTTTTTTCCAACTACCTAAAAATCAATGGTATGGTTTTCTAACTGATACTCTTTCCTTAAAAGAGATTGTATATGCGATGTGCATAATGTTTATAAAGGCTCCATGGAGTGTAAAGAAAGGTCTTATGATTATGCATGGAAGAGAATTTAAAATGTTACTTAGGATAATATTTCCAAACATATAG
- a CDS encoding SDR family NAD(P)-dependent oxidoreductase, producing the protein MRTILISGANRGIGLNIAHKELKEGNRISVGIRDLKSLKGSAIDPKNWPEGKIIINHYDALKKITAENWIKNTLDEFGGFDSVINCSGVLSKVPFLYKDGDEEDILNTLNVNFLAIWNLCRLSWDHLCTSGRGRIIVLVSMSGKRSKGDLAAYSSSKFALMGLCQTMKNKGWDKNIRISAICPSWVNTKMAQNISTLDKLSMTQPEDIAEICSTILKLPTQSVPFEIALNCNYEN; encoded by the coding sequence ATGAGAACCATACTAATAAGTGGAGCAAATAGAGGTATTGGACTAAATATTGCTCATAAAGAATTAAAAGAAGGTAATAGAATTAGTGTTGGCATAAGAGATTTAAAATCATTAAAAGGAAGCGCAATTGATCCAAAAAATTGGCCCGAAGGGAAAATTATAATCAACCACTATGATGCATTAAAAAAAATTACAGCAGAAAATTGGATAAAGAATACCTTAGATGAATTTGGAGGATTTGATTCAGTAATAAATTGTTCTGGAGTATTATCGAAAGTTCCTTTCTTGTACAAAGATGGTGATGAAGAAGATATTTTAAATACATTAAATGTTAATTTTTTGGCAATTTGGAATTTATGTAGGCTTTCCTGGGATCATTTATGTACCTCAGGCAGAGGAAGAATTATTGTTTTAGTTTCAATGAGTGGGAAAAGATCTAAAGGCGATCTAGCCGCTTATTCTTCTTCAAAGTTTGCTTTGATGGGATTATGCCAAACTATGAAAAACAAAGGTTGGGATAAAAATATAAGGATTTCAGCAATTTGCCCTAGCTGGGTAAATACAAAAATGGCTCAAAATATCTCTACCTTAGACAAATTAAGCATGACACAACCTGAAGATATTGCTGAAATATGCTCAACTATTCTAAAGTTACCTACCCAATCAGTTCCATTTGAAATTGCCTTAAATTGTAATTATGAAAATTAA